A genomic region of Metopolophium dirhodum isolate CAU chromosome 1, ASM1992520v1, whole genome shotgun sequence contains the following coding sequences:
- the LOC132936086 gene encoding uncharacterized protein LOC132936086 isoform X2 encodes MVYVLLGSVIRNILPLNYDRIRFVTDYERALMNAVQRIFPNSELLCCWFHFSQSVVRYCHRKVNGDLNLVKRHEVAAHIFRMVLALLHLPAKRDNPGCPNFCMMDGYRVIVEYTEQFPDISEVMSRFLRDYILDYWFVQIGPQRLSVFGQDHRTNNYLESFHSTLLTQIGRHPNIWDFLQRLIIVENQFFIEFQQRTNNLTIRDGTSRAERQNTTRIIRESVQQLNRDGDLLMFLRRTGHRNDGYVQEQIGPYP; translated from the exons ATGGTCTATGTCCTTTTGGGGAGTGTCATCCGCAATATTCTACCGCTGAATTATGATAGAATCCGTTTTGTTACTGATTATGAGCGTGCTCTTATGAATGCTGTCCAGCGAATATTTCCAAACAGCGAATTGCTCTGCTGCTGGTTCCATTTTTCAcag TCAGTTGTTAGATATTGTCACCGAAAAGTTAATGGTGACTTGAATTTGGTGAAGAGGCATGAAGTGGCAGCTCATATTTTCAGAATG gtATTAGCATTGCTTCATCTACCTGCTAAAAGGGATAATCCTGGGTGCCCTAATTTTTGTATGATGGATGGTTATCGTGTAATTGTCGAGTACACCGAACAATTTCCTGATATCAGTGAGGTTATGAGTCGTTTCCTGAGGGACTACATATTGGATTATTGGTTTGTGCAAATAGGTCCACAGCGTTTAAGCGTTTTTGGTCAAGATCACCGGACCAACAATTACTTGGAATCATTCCATTCAACGTTGCTCACACAAATTGGACGCCACCCTAACATTTGGGATTTTCTTC AAAGACTGATTATTGTCGAAAATCAGTTCTTCATAGAATTTCAACAGCGCACAAATAACCTCAcg atTAGAGATGGTACATCCAGAGCCGAAAGACAAAATACGACGCGGATAATAAGAGAATCAGTACAACAACTAAACAGAGACGGTGacttattaatgtttttgaggAGGACCGGTCACCGAAACGATGGCTATGTTCAAGAACAAATTGGACCTTATCCATGA